The DNA region CATTTCCATCAATTAACAATACTTTATTCATTTTATAATCTCCTCATTTATGTTAAATTATAGCCTAAATTAATTTTAAAATATACTTTAAAACTATATTATCATACTAAAAAAGCACCACCACTGCCCGATAACATCACATTGTAGTGTTCTTTTTTTAATGTCATATAAAATTTTTTTAGCTTTGGATTAATTTTAAAAGCGGGTTGTTGCAGCATATTATAATAGATATTAGTATTTTTCTTTACTTTATAATATTGATAATTATGATCAAATTCTTCATAAACATCTTTTGTAATTGATGAAATTTTTGAATTAATAATTTTAAGATTAGGAATTTCATATTTTTTAATTTGGTTCGATGTTAAATACGTAATTCTATTACCATAGCCAGAAATAATTGCTGGTTTTTCTAAATAAAAAAATAAGGCATCTGAACTAAGATTTTTAATTAATTTTTTAACTTTTTTTGAATAATAATTAATTTTAAAAAAATTACAAATTATTTTAATAACAGCAACAGCATTACTAGAAGAATACCCTAACCCTGAGCCAATTGTTGTATTTTTAATTAAATTAATATGTAAAGGAATTGTTTTAAATTTAGGAAACACTGTAACAAACTTATGATAAGCGTCTAAAACAGTATTATTATTTCAATCAAGTTCTTTCTTATTACAAGTAAAGATTGTTTGATTACCTTGATAAGGTAGAACCTCAACCATATCATATTCTAATTTGTAAGGAAAAATAATACTTTGAATTCGATGCATTTTTTTTCATTGATTCTTACGAAAGACTTTTAATGTTAAATTAAATTTACCATATGATCTAATTTGCATTATTAACCTTCTTTCTCATTTTGTTTAACTTCATTATATAATATATAAAAATCATTTAAGGTTAAACTTTCTGATCTTAAATTTAAAGCATAATTTAATTTCAATAAAATATTTTGTGCTAATGTTTTGTCATGCAAAATAGTTGCTAAATTATTTAAAATTGTTTTTCGCTTTGTTGCAAACATGGCTCGAATAAAGCTAATAAAATCTTCCTCATTTTTTAAATCAGGATATTTTTGATTTAATTTAAATTTTAAAACAACACTATCAACTTTAGGCACAGGAACAAAATTATTTCGTCCAACTAAACAAACTTTTTCAATATCACTATAAAATTGGCAAACAATAGAAAGATTATTGTACACCTTTGAATTTGGTTGAGCCATAATTCTTTCACCAACTTCTTTCTGCATCATTAAAATAATTTCTTTTACCTTTGGGTTCTTTATTTTTAATAATTTAAAAATAATCGGTGAAGTAATATAATAAGGAATATTTGAGATGATACTAATTGGATTATTATCTGAAAATTCAGTTGCAAATAAAGTTTCTAAGTCAAGGGTTAAAATATCTGCTTCAATGATTTTTAAATTTTGATTTTTGAATTTTATTGTTAAATACCTTACTAAATCTGGATCAATTTCAACACAAATAAATTTATTTGCTTTTGCTAAAATTTCATTCGTTAAAGCCCCCATCCCCGGACCAATTTCTAAAATATTGGTTTTTGGAAATTCAAATGCACTATCAACAATTTTATTAATAAAATAAGCATTTGTTAAAAAATTTTGGCCTTTACTTTTTTTGGCAATAATCCCTTCTACTCACATTTCCTGATTTTGTTTTTTCATATCCTTATTTCTCCTCTAAAATCTTAATTAAATCATCTTTTGTCACATTCATATAATTTAAACACTTAAATGTTGTTTTATTATTAGTGGGTGCTAAATTATAATAATTGATAATTTTTTGACGTCTTAATTTTGAATCAACTAAATTAATATAATCACTTCATAACAAACTATCACCAACTGTGTTGCTAAATGTAATTAGATTACTAATACTATTCTTAATTGCTAACGTAGAAGCTTCAGCAACTCCTACTTTTTTTCCTTTAATTGCATCGGTCTTATTGATAAAAGCATGAATACAATTGTTATCTAAATAATCACTAATCATCTGACGTAATTTTTGACCAGGATGATCAGGGTCAGTAAAAATTATCACTTTATTATGTAAACTAATTTTTTTAATTAATTCTAGCTTTTCTGTTGTAATTCCGCTCCCACCAGTTTCAATGATTTTGAGGTCCGGAAAAATACTTTTCAATTTTGTTGCATCTGTCTTGCCTTCTACAATAATGAATGTTCCCACTGTTGCCTTTTCCCCCATAAAAATCTTTTTGGTTTAATTTATCATAATTTTATAGTATAATTATACTAGACTGTTATATTAAAATAATGATAAATTTTAAATATAGGAGTAGGAGGCAAAAGAAATATGGCTAATTATAAATTTGGAAAAGATTACTCGTTCTTAGCTTTAGACCTAGGTACAGCTAATACAGTAGCATATGTTTCAGGACAAGGAATTGTTTATAACGAACCTTCAATGATGGCATATGACACCTTAAGTAACTCATTAATTGCCTTAGGAAACGAAGCATACAAAATGGTTGGAAAAACACATGAACACATTAGAATGGTAACACCATTAGTTGATGGAGTTATTTCAGATATGGATGCTGCCCAAGATTTATTAAAACACATTTTTAGTAGATTAAAATTATCAGGAATTTGAAAAAATTCTCTAGTAATATTAGCATGCCCAAGTGGAGTTACAGAACTAGAACGTGGTGCTTTAAAAGCAATTGCAAAAGATATGGGAGCAAGTCACGTTTTAGTTGAAGAAGAAGTTAAATTAGCAGCATTAGGAGCTGGTTTAAACATCGGATTAGCACAAGGAAACTTGGTAATCGATATTGGTGGAGGAACAACTGATATAGCAATCATCTCAGCAGGTGATATTGTAATCTCAAAATCAGTTAAAGTTGCTGGAAAACACTTAGATCAAGAAATTCAAAAATACATTCGTGCCGAGTATAATGTTTTAATTGGAATTAGAACCGCCGAACAAATTAAAAAAGAAATTGGAGCATTAGTTAAAATAATTAATGAAAAACCCGTTCGTGCCTTTGGGCGTGATATTATCACTGGACTACCACGTGAAGTAATGATTAAACCCGAAGAAATTAAAAACGTTTTATTAGCACCATTCTCAAGAATCACAGACTTGTTAGTTGAAGTGTTAGAACAAACACCACCTGAATTAGCGGGAGATGTTATTAGAAATGGAATCACAATTTGTGGCGGAGGAGCTTTAATTCGTGGAATTGTTAAATATTTTGAATCAATTTTCCAATTAAAAGTAAAAGCTGCAAATGACCCATTAATGTGTGTAATTGATGGCGCTAAAACATATGAAAAAAACTTAGGTGCTGTAATTGAAAGAATTCAATTGTTAGAAGCA from Spiroplasma sp. NBRC 100390 includes:
- a CDS encoding GHMP family kinase ATP-binding protein — its product is MQIRSYGKFNLTLKVFRKNQWKKMHRIQSIIFPYKLEYDMVEVLPYQGNQTIFTCNKKELDWNNNTVLDAYHKFVTVFPKFKTIPLHINLIKNTTIGSGLGYSSSNAVAVIKIICNFFKINYYSKKVKKLIKNLSSDALFFYLEKPAIISGYGNRITYLTSNQIKKYEIPNLKIINSKISSITKDVYEEFDHNYQYYKVKKNTNIYYNMLQQPAFKINPKLKKFYMTLKKEHYNVMLSGSGGAFLVW
- the rsmA gene encoding 16S rRNA (adenine(1518)-N(6)/adenine(1519)-N(6))-dimethyltransferase RsmA, yielding MKKQNQEMWVEGIIAKKSKGQNFLTNAYFINKIVDSAFEFPKTNILEIGPGMGALTNEILAKANKFICVEIDPDLVRYLTIKFKNQNLKIIEADILTLDLETLFATEFSDNNPISIISNIPYYITSPIIFKLLKIKNPKVKEIILMMQKEVGERIMAQPNSKVYNNLSIVCQFYSDIEKVCLVGRNNFVPVPKVDSVVLKFKLNQKYPDLKNEEDFISFIRAMFATKRKTILNNLATILHDKTLAQNILLKLNYALNLRSESLTLNDFYILYNEVKQNEKEG
- the rnmV gene encoding ribonuclease M5 gives rise to the protein MGTFIIVEGKTDATKLKSIFPDLKIIETGGSGITTEKLELIKKISLHNKVIIFTDPDHPGQKLRQMISDYLDNNCIHAFINKTDAIKGKKVGVAEASTLAIKNSISNLITFSNTVGDSLLWSDYINLVDSKLRRQKIINYYNLAPTNNKTTFKCLNYMNVTKDDLIKILEEK
- a CDS encoding rod shape-determining protein; amino-acid sequence: MANYKFGKDYSFLALDLGTANTVAYVSGQGIVYNEPSMMAYDTLSNSLIALGNEAYKMVGKTHEHIRMVTPLVDGVISDMDAAQDLLKHIFSRLKLSGIWKNSLVILACPSGVTELERGALKAIAKDMGASHVLVEEEVKLAALGAGLNIGLAQGNLVIDIGGGTTDIAIISAGDIVISKSVKVAGKHLDQEIQKYIRAEYNVLIGIRTAEQIKKEIGALVKIINEKPVRAFGRDIITGLPREVMIKPEEIKNVLLAPFSRITDLLVEVLEQTPPELAGDVIRNGITICGGGALIRGIVKYFESIFQLKVKAANDPLMCVIDGAKTYEKNLGAVIERIQLLEANEYKIA